From the Lactuca sativa cultivar Salinas chromosome 9, Lsat_Salinas_v11, whole genome shotgun sequence genome, the window ACTAAGCATTAGATTTCTCCTCTCCTACTTGGTCCCGGTGATTACATGGGCATTGTTCgtgaataaaaaaatttaaagaaaTATCTTCATCCCATTAAAAATACTAAACTAACCAAcaatataaattcttttatatgagaACATTGAGAAAGGTCATACAATACCTAGGCAACTGTTTTTAATTTGTCAATTTAAAGTAGCAAATGTCGTTTGTTAACTCATTAACAACTGTTTTGCTTTACCAATAACCTTAGTTGTCGACGACTCTCAACGTCGACTTTCTATTGAACTTGATTTTTTCGGTTGTTCAACACGGTGAGGTGTTCTTGGGTGTGAAAGTGATCCTGGAGAACACGATAACAATGTTCTTTATGAGTGTCGTATTGATCGaagagtcttttttttttttgttgcagGTGGGTGGAACCCTAAATGTGATTGTATGTGAGAAGATGGAATCGCAGGAGAACAATGGGAGTTGAGATTCATCAATATTAAACATAATGGGATCAGAGGCAAGGAGGCTACTACGAACGAAGATGGACTATGTACATCAAAATCCTTTGGTAATAAATATGATGTTGAATGTTTTTTTGGTAATAATGTAAATGAAGAATTTCCATTGATCAATTCAACCTAAGGATCCGTGAAGAATATGTAATGAATGTGGGTAAACATTCTACATTTGTAAGATTTTTGCATATACATGATCCACTGATCCTTGCTTTGAAATTGTGTTCACTTTGGGTGGGAACTACCACCTATTTGCAGTTGCTACTCGCTTTTGTTCGAGATGAGAAAAACTTATGGAGAAAAGGTGAAGAAGAAGCCATTCTAAATCAACTTAATAAGATCTCAATGTAAAGGAAACCAAAAGCAAACGTATGTAAATATTGTAAACGAAAACGTGGCTAAGGCTAGTGAGACATGTGTGGTTCGAGAATTTAAAAAGATAGTTCGAATAACAAAGATTTATTTGTGGTTCCTTATTCCTCATGCATGGTTGTTGAATGTAATGCTCAGAGTATAGCTAATCTTTACAATGTGTGTCATAGTTATCTAAGAAGCATATTGTCATTTTATTTTAAGTTCGGTATAGACCAAATTtatataaaaagaaattaaattcaTAAAACATACATTGTTTTGGATTTGTGATGTAAGTTAAGGTTTTTAAACTAaatccaaaaataaaataaaaaacatagggACAAATCTGCAATTTTACCCGTATAAATATAATTTTGATTTGATGCAAGGATTGTGGATTTTGACATGGTCTAGCGAATAATGATGCACCACGTCGTAATTGAGGGTTTAAAGAGCTTTCATTTGCCAAAACTGGAGTAACGACGAAACGCTAGCGTGATTTCATTAATGGAGGAGATGCTGTGAAAGATCCTAACTCCATCAGCTGACAAAAATCCTTACCCTTTTTTCCTTTATCTTCCTAACACTTCCCCCTTTGTATCTGAACAACTATTGTTATTCGTCATCAATTCTACCATACTTGGAATCTTGGATCGACCACCATGGcttctatttctctcaaatgctACCTTCTTCCCTCCTCTAtcaataacaacaacaattctTTCAATTTAAGTTCATCCAAACGCATAATTCGATTGAAGTGCGTAAACCCTAGCCGACATCGAGAAAAGAACAATTCACGAGCTTCAGTTATCTGTTGTTCTTCAGATGATTCAGCCGCGTCCGGTTCTGTACCCTCTGGCGATAACATCCCAAGGTATGTTTCTATATCCACcctcatttttttatttcaattacATGAAATAGCCACTTTGATTATATGAACCAGATTTAGTCTTCTGTGTACTCTCTGATTTCTTCTTTCatacaaaaacaaaatcaaattatcTTTCTCTGAGTAAATTGATGCTTGTTAAAGAAGTTAAATACATACACAACATGTTCCAGTAAAATCTCAACTCAATAATAAAAGAGGAATATATACTTACTTTCACAATTATCGCCGATGCAGCAACTTTTGCATTATAGAAAGTCCAGAGACTGTTAAGGATTTTATTCAGATGCAGACCAAGGAAATCCAAGACAACATAAGGAGTAGACGCAACAAGATCTTCCTCCTCATGGAAGAGGTACAACTTTCATTCTGAAACCATTCTTTGTCTGCAGCATGATATACCATTTCTCCTCCTTTCAAACTTGTTGTCTGCACAAAAATTGAATTGTTCAAATTCACAGGTGAGGAGGTTACGAGTGCAACAACGCTTAAAAAACCTAAAACGAAATGAGAGCAGATTTGAGGACAACGAGATGCCTGACATTCCATCTTCAATTCCTTTTCTACCTTCAGTGGTAAATTACACTTTCTTTTATGGTGTATTACAATTTACAAGCAACTGTTTAGAATAGATGCTAACAAATCTTTATTTTTCTTATCTTCTATAGACACCAAAGACATTGAAGCAGCTCTATTTGACAAGTTTTTCATTTATATCAGGAGTTATAGTCTTTGGTGGCCTTCTCGCACCAATAGTAAGTTTATCTACATCTACTCAAATGATTATTCTTCTTCCAATTTATTTCATATTTTCATATGTAATTGTAACATGAAACATTATTTTCATATCAGCTGGAGCTAAAACTAGGTGTAGGTGGAACCTCATATAAAGATTTCATAAACCATATGCATCTACCTATGCAACTGAGGTATGTGTGAATCAGTTACTATCTCATACAAAAACTAATAAAAGTTCGATTTTTTCAAAGTGGAAAATaacaaatttatattaatttCAGTGAGGTTGATCCGATAGTGGCATCTTTTTCGGGAGGGGCAGTGGGGGTAATTTCTACT encodes:
- the LOC111882594 gene encoding protein ORANGE-LIKE, chloroplastic, with the protein product MASISLKCYLLPSSINNNNNSFNLSSSKRIIRLKCVNPSRHREKNNSRASVICCSSDDSAASGSVPSGDNIPSNFCIIESPETVKDFIQMQTKEIQDNIRSRRNKIFLLMEEVRRLRVQQRLKNLKRNESRFEDNEMPDIPSSIPFLPSVTPKTLKQLYLTSFSFISGVIVFGGLLAPILELKLGVGGTSYKDFINHMHLPMQLSEVDPIVASFSGGAVGVISTLMLLEANNVKQQEKKRCKYCHGTGYLACARCSSSGVCVNIEPISVSNASDRPLRAPTTKRCLNCSGAGKVMCPTCLCTGMVMASEHDHRIDPFD